One genomic region from Granulicatella adiacens ATCC 49175 encodes:
- a CDS encoding phosphatidylglycerophosphatase A translates to MKSPKELHERSLELLSERGVDVDQIADLVYFLQEKYVPGLTKEECLSNVHSVLKKREVQNAVITGIEMDKLAEEKKLHPLLNDILSEDEPLYGVDEILALSIVNVYGSIGFTNYGYIDKVKPGILKNLDDKSTGKVNIFLDDLVGAIAAAAASRLAHSIPAKEELD, encoded by the coding sequence ATGAAAAGCCCAAAAGAATTACACGAACGTTCTTTAGAATTGTTATCTGAACGTGGTGTAGACGTAGATCAAATTGCTGATTTAGTTTATTTCTTACAAGAAAAATATGTTCCAGGTTTGACAAAGGAAGAATGCCTAAGTAATGTTCACAGCGTTTTAAAGAAACGTGAAGTACAAAATGCTGTCATTACCGGAATTGAAATGGATAAACTTGCTGAGGAAAAGAAATTACATCCATTATTAAACGATATCTTATCTGAAGATGAACCTCTATATGGAGTCGATGAAATCTTAGCATTATCAATCGTTAACGTATATGGTTCTATTGGATTTACAAACTACGGTTATATCGACAAAGTAAAACCAGGAATTCTTAAAAACTTAGATGACAAATCAACTGGTAAAGTAAACATCTTCTTAGACGACTTAGTAGGAGCTATTGCAGCCGCTGCAGCAAGCCGTCTAGCACACAGCATTCCAGCAAAAGAAGAATTAGACTAA
- a CDS encoding NAD(P)/FAD-dependent oxidoreductase: protein MTQEIVDIIIIGGGPVGLFTAFYAGLRQASVKIIESLPELGGQPWMLYPEKKIYDIPAFPEIQAGTLIENLLAQLERFPSTQYCLEEEALELNKTEFGYEVITSKQTHLAKTVIIACGNGAFRPRKLEIDEASHYEGKNLHYFVNNLERFRDHTVAICGGGDSAVDWALALEPIAKKVSIIHRRPQFRAQEHSVKQLEESSVEILTPYLPEQIIGNGEKIQSVVLKHAKGEDQIEIPVDDFIVNYGFSSSIGGMKNWGFEVLRNCIMTNSQMETTLPGVFAVGDIATYDGKVKIIATGFGEAPIAINAAMTYVNPNSRPSTIHSSSMF, encoded by the coding sequence GTGACTCAAGAGATTGTTGATATTATTATTATCGGCGGTGGGCCTGTCGGGCTTTTCACCGCTTTTTACGCTGGTCTACGCCAAGCTTCTGTTAAAATTATAGAGAGTTTACCAGAATTAGGCGGTCAACCATGGATGTTATATCCTGAAAAGAAAATCTACGACATCCCTGCTTTTCCTGAAATCCAAGCAGGAACATTAATTGAAAACTTATTAGCACAATTAGAAAGATTCCCAAGCACTCAGTACTGTTTAGAAGAAGAAGCTTTAGAATTAAACAAAACTGAGTTTGGATATGAAGTGATTACTTCAAAACAAACCCATTTAGCAAAAACGGTGATTATTGCCTGCGGAAATGGAGCTTTTCGACCAAGAAAACTAGAAATTGATGAAGCTTCACATTACGAAGGTAAAAATTTACATTATTTTGTCAATAACCTAGAACGCTTTAGAGACCATACTGTCGCTATCTGTGGGGGCGGTGACTCTGCTGTAGACTGGGCGCTTGCCTTAGAACCCATCGCAAAAAAGGTTTCTATCATTCATCGTCGTCCGCAGTTTCGAGCTCAAGAACATAGCGTAAAACAACTAGAAGAATCAAGCGTTGAAATCTTAACCCCTTATCTTCCTGAGCAAATAATCGGAAATGGTGAGAAAATTCAATCCGTTGTACTAAAACACGCTAAAGGCGAAGATCAAATTGAAATTCCTGTTGACGATTTCATTGTGAACTACGGCTTCTCTTCTTCTATCGGGGGCATGAAAAACTGGGGATTTGAAGTTCTAAGAAATTGTATTATGACAAATAGCCAAATGGAAACCACACTTCCTGGTGTCTTTGCGGTTGGAGATATCGCAACATATGACGGCAAAGTAAAAATCATTGCTACTGGATTTGGTGAAGCACCTATTGCCATTAATGCTGCAATGACGTATGTGAACCCAAATAGTCGACCAAGCACGATTCACAGTTCATCCATGTTCTAA
- a CDS encoding peptidylprolyl isomerase, which produces MSQFPQLNELNTSNPLVTVHTNHGDFKLELFPEIAPKTVENFVTHAKNGYYNGVIFHRVIEDFMIQGGDPTGTGMGGESIYGRTFEDEFSREAFNLYGALSMANAGPNTNGSQFFIVTAKQVPAQMLKQLKDGGWPEEIVEEYAKIGGTPWLDHRHTVFGRVVEGMDVVLEIEGVKRNGQDRPLEDVVIESMEVNA; this is translated from the coding sequence ATGAGTCAATTTCCACAACTAAATGAATTAAATACAAGTAATCCACTTGTAACGGTGCATACAAATCATGGAGATTTCAAATTGGAATTATTCCCTGAAATTGCACCTAAAACAGTAGAAAACTTTGTGACACACGCTAAAAATGGTTATTATAACGGAGTGATTTTCCACCGTGTTATTGAAGATTTCATGATTCAAGGCGGAGACCCAACTGGTACAGGGATGGGTGGTGAGTCGATTTATGGCCGTACTTTTGAGGATGAATTTTCAAGAGAAGCGTTTAACTTATATGGAGCCCTTTCAATGGCGAATGCGGGTCCAAATACAAATGGGTCACAATTTTTCATCGTTACAGCAAAACAAGTACCCGCTCAAATGTTAAAACAATTAAAAGATGGCGGCTGGCCTGAAGAAATCGTTGAAGAATATGCTAAAATTGGTGGTACACCATGGTTAGATCATCGTCATACTGTATTTGGACGCGTTGTTGAAGGAATGGACGTTGTTCTTGAAATCGAAGGCGTTAAAAGAAATGGACAAGATCGTCCACTTGAAGATGTAGTGATTGAATCCATGGAAGTAAACGCGTAG
- a CDS encoding CvfD/Ygs/GSP13 family RNA-binding post-transcriptional regulator: MSKTFRIGDIVTAKVTGVQNYGVFLELDEDTQGLIHISECKHGYMDNVHAFVKVGQEVTAKVIDVDEFSNKISLSIRALEKLDVPDFPQRIKKNRKRYTPSIGFSSLAKKLPIWIEEAQEKFVKDKNKS; encoded by the coding sequence ATGAGTAAAACTTTTAGAATTGGTGACATCGTTACTGCAAAAGTAACAGGTGTACAAAATTACGGAGTTTTCTTAGAGCTAGACGAAGATACGCAAGGATTGATTCATATTTCTGAGTGTAAGCATGGATATATGGATAATGTGCATGCTTTTGTGAAAGTAGGACAGGAAGTGACAGCGAAAGTTATTGACGTCGATGAATTCTCAAATAAGATTAGTTTATCGATTCGAGCACTTGAAAAATTAGATGTACCGGACTTTCCACAGCGTATTAAGAAGAATCGCAAACGTTACACTCCATCGATTGGTTTTTCTAGCTTAGCAAAGAAACTACCAATATGGATTGAAGAAGCTCAAGAAAAATTTGTAAAAGATAAAAATAAGAGTTAA
- a CDS encoding NADH-dependent flavin oxidoreductase: protein MIETEDLFKSFELKKGVTLDNRFVLSPMVTNSSTKEGHITEDDLKYAERRAHAAALQITGAAYVNKHGQLFEYGFSATSLDDIEGLTKLAKAMKSGGAKAILQLTHAGRFASHALNRDRYVYGPSAMTLQSPFPHEVKELTVEEIHGIIGDYRRAAQIAVQSGFDGLEISSAQRLLIQTFFSTFSNERTDEYGCKTLEDRSRIGMEVLTAVQEVIDETVSDDFILGFRATPEETRGNQIGYTVDEFLEFFEEALQKVNIDYLAIASWGHDVFRNKVRAKGPHQGELVNKVVYDRLKGRVAVIASGGINSKEKALEALENADLVGLSTPFITDPEFAVKIQEGNESEIQLTIKPEALEALAIPKAAFKDIVPLMDFGESLEKEARDFFRGLEVNYEGRKTDEN, encoded by the coding sequence TGCTTTCTCCAATGGTGACGAATTCTTCGACAAAAGAAGGGCATATTACAGAAGATGATTTAAAATACGCCGAGCGTCGTGCGCATGCTGCAGCCCTTCAAATTACAGGAGCGGCCTACGTGAATAAGCATGGACAGCTTTTCGAGTATGGATTTAGCGCGACATCTCTTGATGATATCGAAGGCTTAACTAAACTAGCTAAAGCGATGAAATCAGGTGGAGCTAAAGCAATCCTGCAATTAACGCATGCAGGACGTTTTGCAAGCCATGCCTTAAATCGTGACCGCTATGTGTATGGCCCAAGTGCGATGACATTGCAATCGCCGTTCCCACATGAAGTGAAAGAATTAACCGTAGAAGAAATTCATGGTATTATTGGAGATTATCGCCGCGCTGCACAAATTGCCGTTCAATCTGGATTTGACGGGTTAGAAATTTCATCGGCACAACGACTCCTCATTCAAACCTTTTTCTCCACGTTCTCAAACGAACGTACTGATGAGTATGGCTGTAAGACATTAGAGGACCGTTCAAGAATAGGGATGGAAGTTTTAACGGCTGTCCAAGAAGTGATTGATGAAACTGTTTCAGATGATTTTATTTTAGGATTTCGAGCAACTCCTGAAGAAACGCGTGGAAACCAAATTGGATACACGGTGGATGAGTTTCTTGAGTTCTTCGAAGAAGCTCTTCAGAAAGTGAACATTGACTACTTAGCCATTGCAAGCTGGGGACACGATGTCTTTAGAAATAAAGTTCGTGCCAAAGGACCCCATCAAGGCGAACTCGTTAATAAAGTCGTCTATGACCGTTTGAAAGGACGCGTCGCAGTGATTGCTTCAGGCGGTATTAATTCTAAAGAAAAAGCCCTCGAAGCATTGGAAAATGCAGATTTAGTTGGTCTGTCAACACCATTTATCACGGATCCAGAATTTGCCGTGAAGATTCAAGAAGGTAATGAATCAGAAATTCAATTAACGATTAAACCAGAAGCCCTCGAAGCCTTAGCGATTCCAAAGGCAGCCTTTAAAGATATTGTTCCTTTAATGGACTTTGGGGAGTCGCTTGAAAAAGAAGCTAGAGATTTCTTCAGAGGACTAGAAGTGAACTACGAGGGGAGAAAGACAGATGAAAATTAG
- a CDS encoding glucose-6-phosphate isomerase encodes MGHISFDYSKALGFFNQEEIDHLQSTVTALDKDLREGLGAGNDFTGWINLPRDYDKEEFARIKAAAKKIQEESEVLVVIGIGGSYLGARAAIDFLNHAFYNYLPSDKRKTPQVLFAGNSISSTYLQGLIDLIGDRDFSVNVISKSGTTTEPAIAFRVFKDLLIKKYGKEEAVNRIYATTDRARGALKSEADVEGYQTFVIPDDVGGRFTVLTAVGLLPIAVTGADVDELMQGAEDARVAYSSPNLKENEAYQYAVARNVLYRKGKVTELLINYEPTLQYFSEWWKQLFGESEGKDFKGIYPSSANFSTDLHSLGQYIQEGRRNIFETVIKVGKPNEEVTIPETEEDLDGLGYLQGKTMDFVNTKAFQGTLLAHTDGQVPNFVVNIPDMSAYTLGHLIYFFEIAVGLSGYLNGVNPFDQPGVEAYKKNMFALLVKPGFEDLAKELNERL; translated from the coding sequence ATGGGACATATTTCATTTGATTATTCAAAAGCATTAGGTTTCTTTAATCAAGAAGAAATCGATCACTTGCAATCTACTGTGACTGCATTAGATAAAGATTTGAGAGAAGGGTTAGGAGCAGGAAACGACTTTACAGGTTGGATTAACTTACCTCGCGACTATGACAAAGAAGAATTTGCTCGTATTAAAGCAGCTGCTAAAAAGATTCAAGAAGAATCTGAAGTATTAGTGGTAATCGGTATCGGTGGTTCATACTTAGGAGCGCGTGCAGCGATTGATTTCCTAAACCACGCTTTCTATAACTACTTACCAAGCGACAAACGTAAAACTCCTCAAGTGTTATTTGCAGGAAACAGCATTAGCTCAACTTACTTACAAGGCTTAATTGACTTAATCGGAGACCGTGATTTCTCTGTAAACGTAATTTCTAAATCTGGTACAACAACAGAACCAGCGATTGCTTTCCGTGTATTTAAAGATTTATTAATTAAAAAATATGGTAAAGAAGAAGCTGTAAATCGTATTTACGCTACAACTGACCGTGCTCGTGGAGCATTAAAATCTGAAGCAGATGTGGAAGGATACCAAACATTTGTAATTCCTGATGATGTCGGTGGACGTTTCACAGTGTTAACAGCAGTAGGCTTACTTCCAATCGCAGTAACGGGTGCAGATGTAGATGAATTAATGCAAGGGGCTGAAGATGCACGTGTGGCATACAGCTCACCAAACTTAAAAGAAAACGAAGCTTACCAATACGCTGTAGCACGTAATGTGTTATACCGTAAAGGAAAAGTGACAGAGTTACTCATTAACTACGAACCAACATTACAATACTTCTCTGAATGGTGGAAACAATTATTTGGTGAATCAGAAGGGAAAGACTTCAAAGGAATTTATCCTTCAAGCGCAAACTTCTCAACGGATTTACACTCGCTAGGACAATACATCCAAGAAGGTCGTCGTAACATCTTCGAAACAGTTATCAAAGTGGGTAAACCAAATGAAGAAGTAACAATTCCTGAAACAGAAGAAGATTTAGATGGATTAGGATACTTACAAGGTAAAACAATGGACTTTGTAAATACAAAAGCTTTCCAAGGAACATTACTTGCTCATACAGATGGTCAAGTTCCAAACTTTGTAGTGAACATTCCTGATATGTCAGCTTACACATTAGGACACTTAATCTACTTCTTCGAAATCGCAGTAGGTCTTTCAGGTTACTTAAATGGTGTTAATCCATTTGACCAACCAGGGGTAGAAGCATACAAGAAAAACATGTTTGCTTTACTTGTAAAACCAGGATTCGAAGACTTAGCAAAAGAATTAAACGAACGTCTATAA
- a CDS encoding MsnO8 family LLM class oxidoreductase: MKISLLDYGLVDEGRTSVEAIRETLELAQLADELGFHRFWVSEHHNVPALSISAPEVVIPYLASHTKNIHIGSGGIMGLHYSPYKVAEIMSTLEGLFPGRVDIGLGNSPGTPLVGRHLQSPYSKEQYALWLEKLQQYLNEARRKGVVVPETVTVPEQFLLGMGGQSIESAASLGLSFVYGVFPYIPQDPVELAKSLSKKYRSNFKAGPHSKPSNFVLAVFVVIADTSEEAERMAKPLDLWMLGKQDFAEFHTFPTQKDVEEYEFTQRDREKIASNRSRLIVGNPREVYEQMEALRAVSNPDELLFIPLVGSIEKRKRSVELLAELYKGEN; the protein is encoded by the coding sequence ATGAAAATTAGTCTTTTAGATTATGGTCTCGTAGATGAAGGAAGGACGAGTGTAGAGGCCATTCGTGAAACGCTAGAGTTGGCGCAATTAGCAGATGAACTTGGATTCCATCGTTTCTGGGTAAGTGAACATCATAATGTGCCAGCACTATCGATTAGTGCTCCAGAAGTGGTTATTCCGTACCTTGCTAGCCACACGAAGAACATTCATATTGGTTCTGGTGGAATTATGGGCTTGCATTATTCGCCGTATAAGGTAGCTGAAATTATGTCAACGCTTGAAGGACTATTCCCGGGACGTGTGGATATTGGTCTTGGCAATTCGCCAGGGACTCCTCTTGTAGGTCGTCACTTACAGTCGCCTTATTCGAAAGAGCAATACGCCCTTTGGTTAGAAAAGCTCCAACAGTATTTAAATGAGGCTCGTCGTAAAGGTGTGGTTGTTCCGGAAACTGTAACGGTTCCTGAACAGTTCCTTCTTGGGATGGGAGGTCAGTCGATTGAGTCTGCGGCCTCTCTAGGATTGAGTTTTGTGTATGGTGTATTTCCATATATTCCTCAAGATCCTGTGGAGTTGGCGAAATCTCTTTCCAAGAAATATCGCAGCAACTTTAAAGCAGGTCCACATAGCAAACCAAGTAACTTTGTACTAGCAGTATTTGTGGTTATTGCAGACACGAGTGAAGAAGCAGAAAGAATGGCGAAACCACTAGATTTATGGATGCTTGGAAAACAGGATTTTGCGGAGTTCCATACCTTCCCAACTCAAAAAGATGTGGAAGAATATGAATTTACACAGCGGGACCGTGAGAAAATCGCAAGCAACCGCAGTCGACTCATCGTGGGAAATCCACGTGAAGTTTACGAGCAAATGGAGGCGCTAAGAGCAGTCTCTAATCCTGACGAGCTCTTATTTATTCCACTCGTCGGTTCAATTGAAAAGAGAAAACGTTCAGTGGAATTACTTGCTGAATTGTATAAAGGAGAAAATTAA
- a CDS encoding lipoate--protein ligase — protein MYLIEPIRDGKYVKDGAVALAMQVYVQSNVFLDDDILFPYYCDPKVEIGKFQNTVAEVNEEYLKENNILVVRRDTGGGAVYVDSGAVNVCYLIQDNGIFGDFKRTYEPAIKALHELGATAVEQTGRNDLTIEGKKVSGAAMTISNGRVYGGFSLLLDVDYDAMEKVLNPNKKKLQSKGIQSVRARVGSIRPYLAPEYQNVTVDEFKNLITCKILGINSIDEAKRYVLTEEDWKAIDELTASKYKNWEWNYGQSPQYSDYRDGRFACGTIQCYLEVEQGRISNCRIYGDFFAKGNVQEVEEKLKGVRMVKEDLVEVLSAIDLRNYFGAVTAEEFAGLVLGE, from the coding sequence ATGTATTTAATCGAACCAATCCGTGATGGAAAATATGTAAAAGATGGTGCAGTTGCGCTTGCGATGCAAGTATATGTGCAAAGTAATGTCTTCTTAGATGATGACATCTTGTTCCCATATTACTGCGACCCTAAAGTTGAAATTGGAAAATTCCAAAATACCGTTGCTGAAGTAAACGAGGAATATTTAAAAGAAAACAATATTCTTGTTGTTCGTCGTGACACAGGCGGTGGTGCCGTATATGTGGATTCTGGTGCAGTGAATGTATGCTATTTAATTCAAGATAATGGAATTTTTGGCGACTTCAAGAGAACATATGAACCAGCGATCAAAGCTTTACATGAACTTGGTGCAACAGCTGTCGAACAAACTGGTCGTAACGACTTAACGATTGAAGGTAAAAAAGTATCCGGTGCTGCGATGACGATTAGTAATGGTCGTGTATATGGTGGATTCTCACTCTTATTAGATGTAGACTATGATGCGATGGAAAAAGTCTTGAATCCAAACAAAAAGAAATTACAATCCAAAGGAATCCAATCAGTCCGTGCGCGAGTGGGAAGTATTCGTCCGTATCTTGCTCCAGAATATCAGAATGTGACGGTAGATGAGTTCAAAAACTTAATCACTTGTAAGATTTTAGGAATTAATTCGATTGATGAAGCGAAACGTTATGTATTAACCGAGGAAGATTGGAAAGCAATCGATGAACTCACAGCTTCTAAGTATAAAAACTGGGAATGGAATTATGGCCAATCTCCTCAATATAGTGATTACCGTGATGGCCGTTTTGCATGCGGAACGATTCAATGCTACCTAGAAGTAGAACAAGGGCGAATTTCAAATTGCCGTATTTACGGAGATTTCTTCGCTAAAGGAAATGTTCAAGAAGTCGAAGAAAAACTAAAAGGCGTTCGTATGGTGAAAGAGGACTTAGTAGAAGTCTTAAGTGCCATCGATTTAAGAAACTACTTTGGCGCAGTCACTGCAGAAGAATTTGCTGGACTCGTTTTAGGAGAATAA
- a CDS encoding protein-ADP-ribose hydrolase yields MNNHTEEQLLKQMIELLAQEAGESPEVEGKTVEELKEKWRGLVNIRQPKVAPAEYVTLENEYLKEYHAPRVQTLADCISTANDQIKLYYGDLCELKVDAIVNAANSEMLGCFIPNHRCIDNAIHTFSGIELRTFCHHLMKKQGKKEPVGKAKITPAFNLPSKYIIHTVGPFLSPGQKVTPLREQLLASCYKSCLEAAREAGLTSIAFCGISTGEFGFPKEPAALIAEDTVNKWLQDTASTITVVFSTYTKEDQSIYQKLLSGEQ; encoded by the coding sequence ATGAATAATCATACAGAAGAGCAGTTGCTCAAACAAATGATTGAGCTTTTGGCGCAGGAAGCAGGAGAATCCCCTGAAGTTGAAGGGAAAACGGTAGAAGAGTTGAAGGAGAAATGGCGTGGGCTTGTGAATATCAGACAACCAAAAGTTGCCCCGGCAGAATATGTCACTTTGGAAAACGAGTATTTAAAAGAGTACCATGCTCCTAGAGTGCAGACTTTAGCAGATTGCATATCAACAGCAAATGACCAAATCAAACTCTATTATGGTGATTTATGTGAACTGAAAGTCGATGCGATTGTGAACGCGGCGAATAGTGAGATGCTAGGATGTTTTATTCCAAACCACCGCTGTATCGATAATGCTATTCACACTTTTTCAGGCATTGAACTTCGAACCTTTTGCCATCATTTAATGAAAAAGCAAGGGAAGAAGGAACCTGTTGGAAAAGCAAAAATTACGCCAGCATTCAACTTACCTTCAAAGTACATTATTCATACGGTAGGGCCATTTTTGTCTCCAGGGCAAAAAGTAACGCCACTACGTGAACAATTACTTGCTAGTTGCTACAAAAGTTGTCTGGAAGCAGCTAGAGAAGCAGGTCTAACCTCGATTGCTTTTTGCGGAATTTCAACAGGAGAGTTTGGATTTCCAAAAGAACCTGCAGCGCTTATTGCGGAGGATACCGTTAACAAGTGGTTACAGGACACGGCTTCAACTATAACCGTTGTCTTTTCGACTTATACCAAGGAAGATCAATCAATTTATCAGAAATTATTATCAGGAGAACAGTAG
- the coaE gene encoding dephospho-CoA kinase (Dephospho-CoA kinase (CoaE) performs the final step in coenzyme A biosynthesis.), which yields MRVIGLTGGIASGKSTISNIFKNAGIPIIDADVVARKVVEKNSVGLTSLTKRFGNSILLDDGSLDRTQLGRKMFSDASVLKEVNDLLQPLIRTEIELQIQEAKKQNHPLIILDIPLLFEMHYETLCDEIIVVVVSVETQIQRLKNRNGLTKEEALKRIASQMSLEEKVKKADIVWTNEGSIEELEARVHQWLLENFRKK from the coding sequence ATGAGAGTTATTGGATTAACAGGCGGGATTGCTAGTGGCAAATCAACCATTTCGAATATATTCAAGAACGCGGGCATTCCGATTATCGATGCAGATGTCGTTGCAAGAAAAGTTGTTGAAAAAAATTCAGTAGGACTGACGTCTCTTACAAAACGATTCGGGAACTCTATTTTACTAGACGATGGTTCATTAGATAGAACGCAATTAGGCAGAAAAATGTTTAGTGATGCTTCTGTTTTGAAGGAGGTCAACGACTTGCTTCAACCTCTGATTAGAACGGAAATTGAACTTCAAATACAAGAGGCGAAAAAACAAAACCACCCTCTCATTATTCTAGATATCCCGCTATTATTTGAGATGCATTATGAGACTCTCTGTGATGAAATAATCGTAGTGGTTGTTTCGGTGGAAACTCAGATTCAGCGCCTAAAAAATCGCAATGGATTAACTAAAGAGGAAGCTCTAAAGAGAATCGCCTCTCAAATGTCTTTAGAAGAAAAAGTTAAAAAGGCGGATATCGTTTGGACTAATGAAGGGTCTATTGAAGAATTAGAAGCTAGAGTTCATCAGTGGCTACTCGAAAATTTCCGAAAAAAATGA
- a CDS encoding SIR2 family NAD-dependent protein deacylase gives MTKWNALQKERTTEASLLADLFQEADAIVVGIGAGMSAADGFTYIGSRFEDAFPDFIEKYQFLDMLQASLFHFPSWEEYWAFQSRFIALNYLDQPVGQSYVELLEMLKAKPYHIITTNADNAFWVAGYDKEKVYHIQGEYGLFQCNQHCHAKTYSDDALVRKMIAEQKDMKVPYELIPFCPECGAPLEINKRNAEKGMVESADFFAQKARYDAFLEEHKNDKVLFLEIGVGFTTPQFIKNPFQKCVQSNPNTLFVSMNHKHYRIPLALREQTVQLSENIAPLIHGTYQELKGE, from the coding sequence ATGACGAAATGGAATGCATTACAAAAAGAAAGAACGACTGAAGCTAGTCTACTGGCGGATTTATTCCAGGAAGCAGATGCCATCGTGGTTGGTATCGGAGCTGGGATGTCAGCGGCTGATGGGTTCACCTACATTGGCAGTCGATTCGAAGACGCCTTTCCTGATTTTATTGAAAAGTATCAATTTTTAGATATGTTACAGGCGAGTCTATTTCATTTTCCGAGTTGGGAAGAGTATTGGGCGTTTCAAAGTCGTTTTATCGCGCTTAATTACTTGGACCAACCTGTGGGACAATCCTACGTGGAACTATTAGAAATGCTCAAAGCCAAGCCATACCACATTATCACAACGAATGCGGATAATGCGTTTTGGGTAGCAGGTTATGACAAAGAGAAGGTTTATCATATTCAAGGAGAGTATGGGCTGTTCCAGTGCAACCAGCATTGTCATGCAAAAACATATAGCGATGATGCCTTAGTTCGCAAGATGATTGCCGAGCAAAAAGATATGAAGGTTCCTTATGAACTAATTCCATTCTGTCCAGAATGTGGAGCTCCTCTTGAAATTAATAAGCGTAACGCTGAAAAAGGGATGGTCGAGTCAGCAGATTTCTTTGCGCAAAAGGCACGCTATGATGCGTTCTTAGAAGAACATAAAAATGATAAGGTTCTCTTCTTAGAAATCGGAGTAGGTTTCACAACGCCGCAATTTATCAAGAACCCTTTCCAAAAATGCGTGCAATCTAATCCAAATACGCTGTTTGTGAGTATGAATCATAAGCATTACCGCATCCCACTGGCGCTAAGAGAGCAAACCGTACAATTGTCAGAAAACATCGCCCCATTAATTCATGGGACCTATCAAGAGCTTAAAGGAGAATAA
- a CDS encoding divergent PAP2 family protein: protein MTIFQNYPLVASICSILFAQFVKFPIAYFSKKPDAHVSLVTSTGGMPSSHSAAVSSLITALIIEYGFTSPLVAIATTFGLIVMFDAMAVRRQSGEQGILLQKLYEEQLREESSALKHVEIESEDDPINIFDTEENKKLIIKKYLGHKPVEVFAGVLTGIIMAFILRMFY, encoded by the coding sequence ATGACAATATTTCAGAATTATCCATTAGTCGCTTCTATTTGTTCGATTCTGTTTGCACAATTTGTTAAATTTCCTATTGCCTATTTTTCAAAGAAACCAGATGCTCATGTTTCTTTAGTAACGAGTACTGGTGGAATGCCTAGCTCTCATTCTGCAGCAGTTAGCTCTTTGATTACTGCTCTAATTATCGAATATGGATTCACTTCTCCTTTAGTAGCTATTGCCACTACTTTTGGCTTAATCGTGATGTTCGATGCAATGGCGGTAAGACGACAAAGCGGTGAACAAGGGATTTTATTGCAAAAATTATATGAAGAACAATTACGAGAAGAATCTAGTGCACTAAAGCATGTTGAAATCGAATCGGAAGATGATCCCATCAATATTTTCGATACGGAAGAAAATAAAAAATTAATCATTAAAAAGTATTTAGGTCACAAACCAGTAGAGGTCTTTGCCGGGGTATTAACAGGAATTATAATGGCCTTTATTTTAAGAATGTTCTATTAA
- a CDS encoding glycine cleavage system protein H: protein MRKFANFLWIDKEGENYTIRMTPELQDDVGTIGFVQFNMDDQLEAEDEILSLEASKTVMSIVTPLAGKVVARNLAATEDPKLLNSEKPEEHWLVTLTDVDEAAFLALEDE from the coding sequence ATGAGAAAATTTGCAAACTTTTTATGGATTGATAAAGAAGGAGAAAACTACACGATTCGTATGACTCCAGAACTTCAAGATGATGTCGGTACGATTGGTTTCGTTCAATTTAACATGGATGACCAATTAGAAGCTGAAGACGAAATCTTAAGCTTAGAAGCAAGTAAAACAGTGATGTCGATTGTGACTCCACTGGCAGGGAAAGTCGTTGCTAGAAACTTAGCAGCAACTGAAGATCCTAAATTATTAAACTCTGAAAAACCAGAAGAACACTGGTTAGTAACATTGACGGATGTTGATGAAGCAGCATTCTTGGCATTAGAAGATGAATAA